Proteins encoded together in one Musa acuminata AAA Group cultivar baxijiao chromosome BXJ3-6, Cavendish_Baxijiao_AAA, whole genome shotgun sequence window:
- the LOC135639803 gene encoding protein EXORDIUM-like 2 → MDRMAASSTLLLLCSLLLSSYSFAAAPRKLVLVQQPPLVLKYHNGPLLRGNYTLSLLFYGRFSAAQRSIVVDFVRSLTPTGASLPPPSVASWWRTTASYAGGDVHLSLGPQLLDESYSKGKLLSSSDIAALAGKAAAGGGHRAIGVVVTDGDVAVEGFCSSRCGTHGRLAGSAGFVWVGDSARQCPGQCAWPFHQPIYGPQAPPLVAPSGDVGMDGVVINLATLLAGAATNPNGDGYFQGPADAPLEAVTACTGVFGSGAYPGYPGKVLVDPTSGASYNARGLGGRKYLLPAMWDPVTSQCSTLV, encoded by the coding sequence ATGGATAGAATGGCCGCTTCTTCCACTCTGCTTCTCTTGTGCTCACTCCTGCTCAGCTCCTACTCCTTTGCAGCTGCCCCCAGGAAGCTTGTCCTGGTGCAGCAGCCACCCCTCGTCCTCAAGTACCACAATGGCCCGCTCCTTAGGGGTAACTACACCCTGAGCCTGCTCTTCTACGGCCGCTTCTCTGCCGCCCAGCGTTCCATCGTCGTCGACTTCGTTCGCTCCCTCACCCCCACCGGGGCCTCCCTCCCGCCTCCCTCCGTCGCCTCCTGGTGGCGCACCACCGCCAGCTACGCCGGCGGCGACGTGCACCTCTCTCTCGGCCCGCAGCTGCTGGACGAGTCCTACTCCAAGGGGAAGCTGTTGTCCTCCTCCGACATCGCCGCGCTGGCCGGAAAGGCGGCGGCCGGGGGCGGGCACCGGGCCATTGGGGTGGTCGTCACCGACGGCGACGTGGCGGTCGAGGGATTCTGCTCCAGCCGGTGCGGGACGCACGGGCGGCTCGCGGGCTCCGCCGGGTTCGTCTGGGTGGGCGACTCGGCGAGGCAGTGCCCGGGCCAGTGCGCGTGGCCATTCCACCAGCCGATCTACGGGCCGCAGGCGCCGCCGCTGGTGGCGCCCAGCGGCGACGTGGGGATGGACGGCGTCGTCATCAACCTGGCGACGCTGCTGGCGGGCGCGGCAACCAACCCCAACGGCGACGGCTACTTCCAGGGGCCGGCGGACGCGCCGCTGGAGGCGGTGACGGCGTGCACGGGGGTGTTCGGCAGCGGGGCGTACCCGGGGTACCCGGGCAAGGTCCTGGTGGACCCCACGAGCGGGGCCAGCTATAACGCGAGGGGACTCGGAGGGAGGAAGTACCTGCTGCCCGCCATGTGGGACCCCGTCACGTCCCAGTGCTCCACGTTAGTCTAA